The following coding sequences lie in one Bacteroides helcogenes P 36-108 genomic window:
- a CDS encoding helix-turn-helix domain-containing protein, whose protein sequence is MENRPTINIDFEDFKAYQNEIEYMDENVFFTEKRDLPILCNQDTRRITFLLIVACIDGCIQLAINGKQYQIQPHEALVCLPNMAINQVMFSPGTHICMIGFSSNFLGNVLKHEKGMDNMFLYLSKNPVHRNKCNEKPPLAQYYEQLIMGKIQEKDSYFKKDALKYLFSALLCEIISKIYEEANKEGEQTSTGIGRGNILCRQFMLELSKDNGRHRTVSYYANLLCYSPKYVSAVVKETSGRTAMDWINEYAIGQIKQRLKHSDKSVKEIADEFNFSNQSFFGKYVKAHLGMSPAQYRREPEK, encoded by the coding sequence ATGGAAAATAGACCAACCATAAACATCGACTTTGAAGACTTCAAAGCCTACCAAAACGAGATAGAATATATGGACGAGAATGTCTTCTTCACCGAGAAGCGCGATCTGCCCATCCTCTGCAATCAAGACACAAGAAGAATAACGTTCCTCCTTATAGTAGCGTGCATCGACGGGTGCATACAGCTTGCCATCAACGGAAAGCAATACCAGATTCAACCGCACGAAGCCCTTGTATGCCTGCCCAACATGGCGATAAACCAAGTAATGTTCAGCCCCGGCACGCACATCTGCATGATAGGTTTTTCCAGCAACTTCCTTGGCAATGTGCTGAAGCATGAAAAGGGAATGGACAATATGTTCCTCTATCTCAGCAAGAACCCTGTCCACCGCAACAAATGCAACGAGAAGCCACCCCTTGCACAGTATTATGAGCAACTGATTATGGGCAAAATTCAGGAAAAGGATTCCTACTTCAAGAAAGATGCGTTGAAGTACCTCTTCTCCGCCCTCCTTTGTGAAATCATATCGAAAATCTACGAGGAAGCCAACAAGGAAGGAGAACAAACTTCCACCGGCATAGGACGCGGCAACATCCTGTGCCGGCAGTTCATGCTGGAACTGTCGAAAGACAACGGCCGCCACCGCACAGTGAGTTATTATGCCAACCTGCTGTGCTACTCACCCAAGTACGTGTCCGCCGTAGTCAAAGAAACAAGCGGACGCACGGCCATGGATTGGATAAACGAGTATGCCATCGGGCAGATAAAGCAACGGCTCAAACACTCGGACAAGTCCGTCAAGGAGATTGCGGACGAATTCAACTTCTCCAACCAGTCTTTCTTCGGCAAGTATGTGAAGGCACATTTGGGAATGTCGCCCGCACAATACAGAAGGGAACCGGAGAAATAA
- a CDS encoding DUF2007 domain-containing protein — MKTVRLITCPDAAQAHIIQGALENEGIASLLHNENMSTVMRGYSSDITGVDVLVYEDDYGRALDLLERNQMIPEQLKYCPCCGASDIKFVLRKQHRIRAIMAAILSMLTATPPGTEHWEYVCKKCGAHFEKPVAKLKENMDEESFE, encoded by the coding sequence ATGAAAACAGTTAGGTTGATTACTTGTCCTGACGCTGCTCAGGCACATATCATTCAAGGAGCATTAGAGAATGAAGGCATCGCCTCCTTGCTTCATAATGAAAATATGTCCACTGTCATGCGTGGATATTCCAGCGATATTACAGGAGTAGACGTACTGGTATACGAAGATGATTACGGCAGAGCACTCGATCTGCTGGAACGCAACCAGATGATTCCCGAACAATTGAAATACTGCCCTTGCTGTGGAGCTTCGGATATCAAATTCGTATTAAGAAAACAACATCGGATACGGGCTATCATGGCTGCCATACTTTCTATGTTGACTGCTACACCTCCGGGCACTGAGCATTGGGAATATGTTTGCAAGAAGTGTGGCGCTCATTTTGAGAAGCCGGTGGCAAAGCTGAAGGAGAATATGGATGAAGAATCATTTGAATAA
- the lpdA gene encoding dihydrolipoyl dehydrogenase, with product MKYQVAIIGGGPAGYTAAEVAGKAGLSVVLFEKQSLGGVCLNEGCIPTKTLLYSAKTYDGARHASKYAVNVPEVSFDLPKIIARKQKVVRKLVLGVKGKLTAHGVNIVTGAATIIDKNHVQCGEETYECENLLLCTGSETFVPPISGVDTVPYWTHRDALDNKELPASLAIIGGGVIGMEFASFFNSLGVQVTVIEMLDEILGGMDKELSAMLRAEYAKRGIKFMLSTKVVSLAGTSSEDGNLLVQVNYENADGSGSVVADKLLMSVGRRPVSKGFGLENLNLAKTERGNIIVSEQMQTSEEGVYACGDLTGFSLLAHTAVREAEVAVHTILGKNDAMSYRAIPGVVYTNPEIAGVGETEESLQKKNIAYRAVQLPMAYSGRFVAENEGVNGVCKVLLAEDDTVLGAHVLGNPASEIITLAGMAIELKLTAGEWKKIVFPHPTVGEIFKEVL from the coding sequence ATGAAATACCAAGTTGCCATTATCGGTGGAGGTCCTGCGGGATATACTGCTGCCGAAGTTGCCGGCAAAGCCGGTCTGAGTGTTGTACTTTTCGAGAAACAAAGTCTTGGTGGAGTATGTCTGAACGAAGGCTGTATTCCTACTAAGACTTTATTGTATTCGGCTAAGACTTACGACGGAGCACGTCATGCCTCCAAATATGCGGTGAACGTACCCGAAGTTTCGTTCGATCTGCCTAAGATCATTGCCCGTAAACAGAAGGTTGTGCGCAAACTGGTGCTCGGTGTAAAAGGCAAACTGACTGCTCATGGCGTAAATATCGTAACCGGTGCGGCAACTATAATCGACAAGAATCACGTGCAATGCGGTGAAGAAACCTACGAATGCGAGAACCTGCTACTTTGTACGGGTTCGGAAACCTTCGTTCCTCCTATTTCCGGAGTAGATACAGTGCCTTATTGGACGCATCGCGACGCGTTGGATAATAAAGAACTTCCCGCTTCGCTTGCCATCATCGGTGGTGGCGTTATCGGCATGGAGTTTGCTTCTTTCTTCAATAGCCTCGGTGTGCAGGTAACGGTAATCGAGATGCTCGATGAAATACTTGGTGGTATGGACAAGGAACTCTCCGCCATGCTTCGTGCTGAGTACGCAAAGAGAGGAATTAAATTTATGCTGAGTACCAAAGTTGTTTCATTGGCCGGGACTTCTTCGGAAGACGGCAATCTGCTGGTGCAGGTGAATTACGAAAACGCTGACGGTTCCGGTTCTGTGGTAGCCGACAAACTTCTGATGAGTGTAGGACGTCGTCCTGTGTCGAAAGGCTTTGGCCTCGAAAACCTCAACTTGGCTAAGACGGAGCGAGGAAACATCATCGTCAGCGAGCAAATGCAGACTTCCGAGGAGGGAGTATATGCTTGTGGCGACCTTACCGGATTCTCTCTATTGGCACATACCGCCGTTCGTGAAGCCGAAGTAGCGGTGCATACCATCCTCGGAAAGAACGATGCTATGAGTTATCGTGCCATCCCCGGTGTTGTATATACCAATCCCGAAATAGCCGGTGTGGGTGAGACGGAAGAGTCTCTTCAAAAGAAAAACATAGCCTATCGTGCCGTTCAGCTTCCGATGGCCTATTCCGGTCGCTTTGTAGCCGAAAACGAAGGTGTAAACGGTGTCTGCAAAGTATTGTTGGCCGAAGATGATACAGTATTGGGTGCTCATGTCCTGGGTAATCCTGCTTCTGAAATCATCACCTTAGCAGGTATGGCCATTGAACTGAAACTGACGGCGGGAGAGTGGAAGAAGATCGTATTTCCGCATCCTACGGTGGGGGAGATATTCAAAGAGGTGTTATAA
- a CDS encoding efflux RND transporter periplasmic adaptor subunit, protein MIKVNGKGIRLMMLIGSTMWLASCKQAPDAQMKPSYATMTVAASDKEITSSYSATIRGRQDIDIYPQVSGTIQRLCVAEGQKVKQGQLLFIIDQVPYKAALKTALANVEAARASLSSAQLAFNSNKELYAQKVVSQYTLQTAENSYLAAKAQLSQAEAQEVNARNNLSYTEVKSPADGVVGALPYRVGALVSANIQQPLTTVSDNRDMYVYFSMTENQLLALTREHGSMDEALKAMPAVQLQLNDGSMYEQPGKIESISGVIDRQTGTVSARAVFPNESRLLHSGASGSVVMPSTYKQCVVIPQGATVQLQDKTVVYKVVDGKAASTLITVAPVSDGREYVVLDGLKPGDEIVSEGAGLVREGTPVK, encoded by the coding sequence ATGATTAAGGTAAATGGAAAAGGGATACGGCTGATGATGCTCATTGGCAGTACCATGTGGTTGGCATCGTGCAAGCAGGCGCCGGATGCCCAGATGAAGCCTTCGTATGCTACCATGACGGTGGCTGCGTCGGACAAAGAGATTACTTCTTCCTACTCCGCCACCATACGCGGACGGCAGGACATCGACATCTATCCGCAGGTGTCGGGCACTATACAGCGTCTCTGCGTGGCAGAGGGGCAGAAGGTGAAGCAGGGACAGTTGTTGTTCATTATCGACCAAGTGCCCTATAAGGCGGCCCTGAAGACGGCGCTTGCCAATGTGGAGGCGGCACGTGCTTCGCTCTCGTCGGCACAGTTGGCATTCAACAGCAACAAGGAACTATATGCCCAGAAGGTGGTGTCGCAATACACCTTGCAGACGGCGGAGAACTCTTACCTCGCCGCCAAAGCACAGCTCTCCCAAGCTGAGGCACAGGAGGTGAATGCGCGCAACAACCTCTCTTATACCGAAGTGAAGAGTCCTGCCGACGGTGTGGTAGGTGCTTTGCCTTATCGGGTGGGTGCATTGGTGAGCGCTAACATACAGCAACCCCTCACCACCGTGAGCGACAACCGTGATATGTACGTTTACTTCTCCATGACGGAGAATCAACTCTTAGCCCTCACCCGCGAGCATGGTTCTATGGACGAGGCGCTGAAGGCCATGCCTGCCGTGCAGCTCCAACTGAATGACGGCAGCATGTACGAGCAGCCGGGCAAGATAGAGTCCATCAGTGGCGTGATAGACCGTCAGACGGGTACGGTGTCGGCACGTGCCGTGTTCCCCAACGAGTCCAGACTGCTGCATAGCGGCGCGTCGGGCAGCGTGGTGATGCCGAGTACCTATAAGCAGTGCGTTGTCATTCCGCAAGGCGCCACGGTGCAGCTTCAGGACAAGACGGTGGTATATAAGGTAGTGGACGGCAAGGCCGCTTCTACGCTCATCACCGTGGCTCCCGTGAGCGACGGCCGCGAATACGTGGTGTTGGACGGCTTGAAACCGGGCGACGAGATTGTATCCGAAGGCGCCGGACTGGTGCGTGAAGGAACTCCGGTGAAATGA
- a CDS encoding efflux RND transporter permease subunit, producing the protein MKGNIFIKRPVMAISISLLILIVGLISLLTLPVEQYPDIAPPTVQVSASYTGADAEAVMNSVIMPLEESINGVENMMYITSTATNAGTATINVYFKQGTDPDMAAVNVQNRVSKAQGLLPAEVTRIGVTTQKRQTSFLQVNTLVSTDGTYDERFLANYLDINIVPAVKRIDGVGDVMAMGDTYSMRIWLKPERMAQYGLIPSDVTSVLGEQNIESPTGSLGADSKNVFQFTMKYRGRLKSTEEFQNTVIRAQADGSVLRLKDVADVELGSLSYSFHGETDGHPGVTFLAFQVAGANATAVNSDITALLNDLSKDLPKGTKFITLMSSNDFLFASIHNVVETLIIAIILVILVVYFFLQDLKSTIIPSISIVVSLIGTFACMMAAGFSINILTLFALVLAIGTVVDDAIVVVEAVQAKFDAGYTSSYQATKDAMGDVTMAIVSCTCVFMAVFIPVTFMGGTSGIFYTQFGVTMATAVGISMISALTLCPALCAIMMRPSDGTKSAKSINGRVRAAYNASYNALLGKYKKGVMFAIHHRWMTWTSLGIATVLLVWLMATTKTGLVPQEDQGFIMANVSTAPGSTLEETAKVMAKAEALVKNTPEVDHYSKVSGYGMLSGQGTSYGILMIRLKDWSERKGKEHSANAVMGRLNAQFQGIKEAQIFCFQMGMIPGYGMGNAIELNMQDKTGGEMSVFYQNTMQFLGALNQRPEVAMAYTSYAMNFPQLSVDVDAAKCKRAGISPATVLDVLGSYCGGGYISNYNKYGKVYRVMMQASPEFRLDQHALDNMFVRNGSEMAPVSQFVTLKKVLGPETANRFNLYSSITVNVNPAPGYSSGEVQKAIEEVSAQALPSGYGYEYGGMAREEASSGGMQTVLIYGICIVLIFLILACLYESFLIPFAVIFSVPFGLMGSFLFAKLFGLENNIYLQTGVIMLIGLLAKTAILITEFAVERRRKGMGIIESAYAAAQARLRPILMTVLTMIFGMLPLMFSSGAGANGNSSLGTGVVGGMAVGTLALLFVVPVFYIAFEFLQEKIRKPMHEEADAQVLLEKEKSEAERAKD; encoded by the coding sequence ATGAAAGGAAATATATTCATTAAGCGGCCGGTGATGGCTATCTCCATCTCGCTGCTGATATTGATTGTCGGGCTCATCTCGCTGCTCACACTCCCGGTGGAGCAGTACCCCGACATTGCGCCGCCCACGGTGCAGGTCAGTGCTTCCTATACCGGTGCTGATGCCGAGGCGGTGATGAACAGTGTCATCATGCCCTTGGAAGAGAGCATCAACGGCGTGGAGAACATGATGTACATCACCTCCACCGCCACCAATGCCGGAACGGCTACCATAAACGTTTACTTCAAGCAGGGAACCGACCCCGACATGGCGGCCGTGAACGTGCAGAACCGTGTGTCCAAAGCGCAAGGCCTGCTGCCTGCCGAAGTGACCAGAATCGGTGTCACTACGCAGAAGCGCCAGACCAGCTTCTTGCAGGTAAACACATTAGTGAGCACCGATGGTACATACGACGAGCGTTTCCTGGCCAACTACCTTGACATCAACATCGTGCCCGCCGTGAAGCGTATAGATGGTGTGGGCGACGTGATGGCGATGGGCGACACGTACAGTATGCGTATCTGGCTGAAGCCTGAGCGCATGGCACAATACGGACTGATACCCTCGGACGTGACTTCCGTGTTGGGCGAGCAGAACATAGAGTCGCCTACCGGTTCGCTGGGCGCCGACTCGAAGAACGTCTTCCAGTTCACCATGAAGTATCGCGGACGGTTGAAGAGCACGGAGGAGTTTCAGAACACCGTAATCCGTGCGCAGGCCGACGGTTCTGTGCTTCGCCTCAAGGATGTGGCGGACGTGGAGTTGGGCTCTTTGTCTTATAGCTTTCATGGCGAGACAGACGGCCATCCGGGTGTCACCTTCCTGGCCTTCCAGGTGGCGGGAGCCAATGCCACGGCGGTGAACAGTGACATCACGGCCTTGCTGAACGACTTGAGCAAGGACTTGCCCAAAGGCACGAAGTTCATCACCCTGATGAGTTCCAACGACTTCCTTTTCGCTTCTATCCACAATGTGGTGGAAACGCTGATTATAGCCATCATCCTCGTCATCCTCGTGGTGTACTTCTTCCTGCAGGACTTGAAGAGTACGATTATCCCCTCCATCTCCATCGTGGTTTCACTGATAGGAACCTTTGCGTGCATGATGGCGGCAGGCTTCAGCATCAACATCCTTACCCTGTTTGCCTTGGTGCTTGCCATCGGTACGGTGGTGGACGATGCCATTGTGGTGGTGGAGGCTGTGCAGGCCAAGTTCGATGCGGGCTACACCTCGTCCTATCAGGCTACCAAGGATGCGATGGGCGATGTGACGATGGCCATCGTCTCTTGTACCTGTGTGTTCATGGCGGTGTTTATCCCCGTGACGTTCATGGGCGGCACGTCGGGCATCTTCTACACCCAGTTTGGTGTGACAATGGCCACGGCGGTAGGTATCTCCATGATTTCGGCCTTGACACTCTGCCCCGCCTTGTGCGCCATCATGATGCGCCCCTCCGACGGAACCAAGAGCGCCAAGAGCATCAACGGACGGGTGCGGGCTGCCTACAATGCTTCGTACAACGCCCTGTTGGGCAAATATAAGAAAGGTGTGATGTTCGCCATCCACCACCGCTGGATGACGTGGACTTCACTGGGCATTGCCACCGTGCTGTTGGTATGGCTCATGGCCACCACCAAGACGGGACTTGTGCCGCAGGAAGACCAGGGCTTCATCATGGCCAACGTGAGCACCGCACCGGGCAGTACGCTTGAGGAGACCGCCAAAGTGATGGCCAAGGCCGAGGCTTTGGTGAAGAACACGCCGGAGGTGGACCACTACTCCAAGGTGAGTGGTTACGGTATGCTGTCCGGACAAGGCACTTCTTACGGTATCCTGATGATACGACTCAAGGACTGGAGCGAGCGTAAGGGCAAGGAACACTCTGCCAACGCGGTGATGGGACGGCTCAACGCCCAGTTCCAGGGCATCAAGGAGGCACAGATATTCTGCTTCCAGATGGGTATGATTCCCGGCTACGGCATGGGTAACGCCATCGAGCTGAACATGCAGGACAAGACGGGCGGTGAGATGTCCGTCTTCTACCAGAACACCATGCAGTTCCTCGGCGCGCTGAACCAACGCCCTGAGGTGGCTATGGCCTATACGTCCTACGCCATGAACTTCCCGCAGCTTTCGGTGGATGTGGATGCCGCCAAGTGCAAGCGTGCGGGCATTTCGCCTGCCACGGTGCTCGATGTATTGGGCAGCTATTGCGGCGGTGGCTACATCTCCAACTACAATAAGTATGGCAAGGTATATCGGGTGATGATGCAGGCTTCCCCGGAATTCCGCCTCGACCAACATGCGCTCGACAATATGTTTGTGCGCAACGGTTCGGAGATGGCTCCCGTCAGCCAGTTCGTCACCTTGAAGAAGGTGCTCGGCCCGGAGACGGCCAACCGCTTCAACCTCTACAGCTCCATCACCGTGAACGTGAACCCCGCCCCCGGATATTCCAGCGGTGAGGTGCAGAAGGCCATCGAAGAAGTCTCCGCACAGGCATTGCCTTCGGGCTACGGCTACGAATACGGCGGCATGGCGCGTGAGGAAGCAAGCAGCGGCGGTATGCAGACGGTGCTCATCTATGGCATCTGCATCGTGCTCATCTTCCTCATCTTGGCTTGCCTTTACGAGAGCTTCCTCATCCCGTTTGCCGTCATCTTCTCCGTACCGTTCGGACTGATGGGGTCGTTCCTCTTCGCCAAGCTCTTCGGGCTGGAGAATAACATCTACCTGCAAACGGGTGTCATCATGCTTATCGGCTTGCTGGCAAAGACGGCCATCCTGATTACGGAGTTTGCCGTGGAGCGCCGCCGCAAGGGTATGGGCATCATAGAGAGTGCCTACGCCGCTGCACAAGCCCGTCTGCGCCCCATCCTGATGACGGTGCTGACGATGATATTCGGTATGCTCCCCTTGATGTTCTCCAGCGGTGCGGGAGCCAACGGCAACTCGTCACTGGGCACAGGCGTAGTGGGCGGTATGGCGGTAGGTACTCTGGCATTGCTGTTCGTAGTGCCGGTGTTCTACATCGCCTTCGAGTTCCTGCAAGAGAAGATACGCAAGCCCATGCACGAAGAAGCCGATGCGCAAGTGCTGCTCGAAAAGGAAAAGAGTGAGGCAGAACGGGCGAAAGATTGA
- the dacB gene encoding D-alanyl-D-alanine carboxypeptidase/D-alanyl-D-alanine endopeptidase, protein MKRFLTYLFWSICLLPLSAQDIAMQPDSLSSRIDTLIKYKLPQGSNVAISVFDLTDGKPLYGYQSDKLSRPASTMKLLTTITALSQPQADEPFRTEVWYKGVIKGDTLKGDIYVIGGYDPEFNDEALDSLVNAVSRFPFSVIQGKVYGDVSMKDSLYWGSGWLWDDTPASYQPYLSPLMLNKGVLTVTASPGERGETANLKCTPASTYYTLTNNTQTRTPSAGRFKVSRDWLTNGNNIIVTGNVDGRRAGTVNIFSSENFFMRTFMDRLQARGIRCTSDYAFGEFQKDSVSVQMVCYETSMQDVVNEIMKESDNLNAEATLCRLGAQSTGKKHITAEDGLSAVRMLIKKLGYNPDRFNLADGCGLSNYNYISPDLLVAFLRHAYSRTDVFRKLYKALPVGGIDGTLKNRMQRGTRSYKNVHAKTGSFTAINCLAGYLRADNGHEIAFAIMNQNALSGREARAFQDAVCEAVISSLY, encoded by the coding sequence ATGAAAAGGTTTTTAACATATTTGTTTTGGTCTATTTGTCTTTTGCCTTTATCCGCACAAGACATTGCGATGCAACCGGACTCTCTTTCTTCGCGTATCGATACGCTGATAAAGTATAAACTTCCCCAAGGCTCCAACGTTGCTATCTCTGTTTTCGACTTGACGGATGGAAAACCTTTGTATGGTTACCAATCAGACAAGCTGTCTCGTCCTGCTTCTACTATGAAGCTACTGACCACTATTACTGCATTATCTCAGCCACAAGCTGATGAGCCATTTCGTACGGAGGTGTGGTATAAAGGAGTGATTAAAGGCGATACTCTGAAAGGAGATATATACGTTATCGGTGGTTATGACCCTGAATTCAACGATGAAGCGCTGGATTCATTGGTGAATGCAGTGAGCCGTTTCCCTTTCTCGGTAATACAAGGCAAAGTGTATGGAGATGTTTCCATGAAGGACTCCCTTTATTGGGGAAGTGGTTGGCTATGGGATGATACCCCTGCTTCTTATCAACCCTATCTTTCTCCGTTGATGCTGAATAAAGGCGTTTTAACGGTCACCGCTTCCCCTGGTGAACGTGGAGAAACGGCAAATTTGAAATGTACTCCCGCCTCTACCTATTATACACTGACGAATAATACCCAAACACGTACCCCTTCCGCCGGACGCTTCAAAGTATCACGGGACTGGTTGACGAATGGTAATAATATCATTGTCACGGGCAATGTAGACGGACGTCGTGCAGGCACAGTCAATATTTTCTCGTCGGAGAATTTCTTTATGCGTACCTTTATGGATCGCTTGCAAGCACGGGGCATCCGCTGTACTTCTGATTATGCATTCGGTGAGTTTCAGAAGGATAGCGTTTCTGTACAGATGGTCTGTTACGAAACTTCCATGCAAGATGTTGTGAACGAGATTATGAAGGAAAGTGATAACTTGAATGCGGAAGCAACCCTCTGTCGCCTTGGTGCTCAAAGTACCGGAAAAAAGCACATCACTGCCGAAGACGGTCTTTCTGCCGTTCGTATGCTGATAAAGAAGTTAGGTTATAACCCTGACCGCTTTAACTTGGCCGATGGTTGCGGTCTTTCCAATTATAACTATATTTCTCCCGATTTGCTTGTCGCTTTCCTCAGGCATGCTTATTCCCGTACCGATGTCTTTCGGAAACTGTATAAAGCACTGCCCGTTGGTGGCATAGATGGTACACTGAAGAATCGGATGCAGCGTGGTACGCGTTCTTATAAGAATGTTCATGCTAAAACTGGTTCATTCACTGCCATTAACTGTCTTGCAGGCTATCTTCGTGCTGATAACGGGCATGAGATAGCTTTTGCCATCATGAACCAGAATGCTCTTTCGGGCAGGGAGGCACGAGCGTTTCAGGATGCGGTTTGCGAGGCGGTAATCTCATCCTTGTATTGA
- a CDS encoding efflux transporter outer membrane subunit has protein sequence MKKHIIILSAAGLLLSSCGVYTKYKPATEVSDGLYGEDTTEVQAADTLSLGGIPWQELFTDPCLQRLIEQGLQTNTDYLSAQLRVEEAQATLLSARLAFLPSFALAPQGTVSSFDGGKASQTYSLPVTASWQLDLFGGLRNARKQSKALLAQSEDYRQAVRTQLIAGIANTYYTLLMLDEQLALTEQTAQAWEETVRAARALMQAGQYNEAGVSQMEGTLYSVQASVLTLKEQINQTENSLALLLADTPRHYERGALADSRLSSEYSVGVPVSLLSARPDVRSAERTLEAAFYGTNAARSAFYPSITLSGSAGWTNAAGSMIVNPGKFLASAVGSLTQPLFARGQVVAQYRIAKARQEEASLAFQQAVLNAGSEVNDAITACQTSRAKSALLEKQVSSLQSALRSTSLLMEHGTTTYLEVLTARQSLLSAQLSQASNRFTELQSLINLYQALGGGQD, from the coding sequence ATGAAGAAACATATCATCATATTGTCCGCCGCCGGTTTGCTGCTCAGTAGCTGCGGCGTGTACACCAAATACAAACCCGCTACCGAGGTGTCCGACGGCCTCTACGGAGAGGATACGACGGAGGTGCAAGCCGCCGATACCCTCAGCTTAGGCGGCATCCCCTGGCAGGAACTCTTTACAGACCCCTGCCTGCAACGGCTCATCGAGCAAGGTTTGCAGACCAATACCGACTACCTCTCCGCACAGCTTCGTGTGGAAGAGGCACAAGCCACCTTGCTCTCTGCCCGGCTGGCCTTCCTGCCTTCGTTTGCCCTTGCGCCGCAAGGCACTGTGAGCAGCTTTGACGGCGGCAAGGCTTCGCAAACCTATTCCCTGCCCGTCACCGCTTCATGGCAGCTCGACCTCTTCGGAGGCTTGCGCAACGCCCGGAAACAGTCTAAGGCACTCCTTGCCCAAAGCGAGGACTATCGCCAAGCCGTGCGCACACAGCTCATTGCCGGCATTGCCAATACCTATTATACCTTATTGATGCTGGACGAACAGCTTGCCCTGACCGAACAGACCGCACAGGCCTGGGAGGAGACGGTGCGTGCCGCCCGCGCCTTGATGCAGGCGGGACAATACAACGAGGCGGGCGTGTCGCAGATGGAAGGTACGCTCTATTCCGTGCAGGCTTCCGTCCTCACGCTGAAGGAGCAAATCAACCAGACGGAGAACTCGCTTGCCTTGCTGCTGGCCGATACTCCCCGCCACTACGAGCGCGGTGCGCTGGCCGACAGCCGTCTGTCTTCCGAGTATTCCGTAGGAGTGCCCGTATCGTTGCTTTCCGCCCGCCCCGATGTGCGCAGTGCGGAACGGACGTTGGAAGCCGCTTTCTATGGAACCAATGCAGCCCGTTCGGCCTTTTATCCCTCCATTACTTTGAGTGGCAGTGCGGGGTGGACCAATGCCGCCGGAAGCATGATTGTCAATCCCGGCAAGTTCCTTGCTTCGGCAGTAGGTTCGCTGACGCAGCCCCTCTTTGCCCGCGGGCAGGTGGTGGCGCAGTACCGTATAGCCAAAGCCCGGCAGGAAGAGGCCTCACTTGCCTTTCAGCAAGCCGTGCTCAATGCCGGCAGCGAGGTGAACGACGCTATCACCGCTTGCCAGACCAGCCGCGCAAAGAGTGCCTTGTTGGAGAAACAGGTGTCTTCCTTGCAGTCGGCCTTGCGCAGCACCTCCCTGTTGATGGAGCATGGCACTACCACCTATCTGGAAGTGCTCACCGCCCGGCAGAGCTTGCTCAGTGCGCAGCTCTCACAGGCGTCCAACCGCTTCACGGAGCTGCAAAGCCTGATTAATCTCTATCAGGCACTTGGAGGAGGTCAAGACTAA